In one Nomascus leucogenys isolate Asia chromosome 13, Asia_NLE_v1, whole genome shotgun sequence genomic region, the following are encoded:
- the LSM8 gene encoding LSM8 homolog, U6 small nuclear RNA associated encodes MTSALENYINRTVAVITSDGRMIVGTLKGFDQTINLILDESHERVFSSSQGVEQVVLGLYIVRGDNVAVIGEIDEETDSALDLGNIRAEPLNSVAH; translated from the exons ATGACGTCCGCTTTGGAGAACTACATCAACC GAACTGTTGCCGTTATTACATCTGATGGGAGAATGATTGTG GGAACACTGAAAGGTTTTGACCAGACCATTAATTTGATTTTGGATGAAAGCCATGAACGAGTATTCAGCTCTTCACAGGGGGTAGAGCAAGTGGTACTAGGATTATACATTGTAAGAGGTGACAACGT TGCAGTCATTGGAGAAATTGATGAAGAAACAGATTCTGCGCTTGATTTGGGGAATATTCGAGCAGAACCTTTAAATTCTGTAGCACACTGA